GTTAAGCTTTTCACCACTTGATATAAAAGCTTTACTCTGCCTATAAGTGTTAAATGACCATACATTATTACTGGATGGATCATTCTAATGCATGCATCAAACAGTTTAACAATGTACTACTGAGAAAGGAGTCACTTTAACTTAGCAACAGCCACAAAACACAATAATTAAAGTGGTAATACTTTTGGTCTATATTTCACTTTGGTTGGTGGTGACTGTAATTTTGTAGCTCTTGTAGAGACTGTTATAAGATTCAGTAAGATTGGGGTTACATTTGTTTCCTGTCTGCTTTCAACTTTGACTCAATAAAATCCATAAAACCACAGAGTCGTCTGTCCttaaaatgtgaatgtgtgtgggcCTGAGCCAGACTGGCCACCATCCTTACGATGATAATAATCATCAGCTCAGAGACCCACTGCTGGGAGTACGTATGGATATGTAATGATAACAGAtcttcacactcacacactgaagCATGTTGCAGAGGATAACAGCTATTCTATTAGATACTTAaaagtatgttttgttttttttcagctgcCCTGGATACCAACAGCTTGTGCAGAACAAACATGAGCAGCATCTGTGAGGAAAACCACTAAAATTCTGCAAATATAATATACTAGAAAATAGCAAGTTCCTCACTTACAGAGCATGAGAATGTTAAGTTTAAAATACAGACTGTCTGCTAAAGTCATTTTATGGTCGAGATCAACCAAGGTTATGTGAATCTTATTTTGTATCAGTGGATTTTTTTCGACCGTCTTACATAAAGGCCTCGATGTATCTGATGTAAATTGTTTTCAATTGGTTTGAACATAACTGGCAGCTTAATAGGAAATGACCTCAAGAATAACTCATATCTGTTGAGGCGATCATATGTTGTCAAAGACTCCACCTCTGAAgtagagagcagccttcctggagcTCAGTTAGACATCAGAGCTGTGATCATACGCACCACCATGAAACAGAGCCTGATAACAGCTCTAATTCTCTGCAGCATCAGTAAGTACTGACAATACTTTTCTCTCAACTTTATACTTCAAGCATTAAAACTTATTtgcttattattatatttattaagaGGTATTGTTTACCTTCCTATAACAAgtctctgctgtttgtttcaggCTGGATCTCTGTCTCAAGTTCTGAGTCTCACACTGAGACTGTGGAGGGTCGGCCGGGTGGAGAAGTCACACTCACATGTTCTAACACGTCCAGCCGAGACACTCCAACACTCTGGTTGAGAGTGGTCAACAGAACCAAGGCCAGCTGGATCTCCACAATGATCAGCTCTATAGGAAAACCTTTATACAGTGATGGAATTCAAAATGGAAGATTCAGCATGAGTACCAACatctccactctctctctccaaatcAAACATGTGAATGTATCTGACCCTGGACTGTATTTATGTGGATTTTACATCGAAGGACGTTATAATTTCAGCGCAATacacttcaatgttaaaggtAAGATTATAAAAAATCCTGTGTTCTGTATTCTGCTTTTTATATATGCCAATATCATAATTAGCAAAAAAAGAgcacatttcattattttaaaacAAGAGTGATACCATTTTTCAAGGTAAAATCAGACATGATCTTATCTTGATTTTGTTAAAAGGCAGTGATGATTCTCATGATGACACTGACAGGAAGTCTGAAAGTAAGATTCtctttcacatttctttagttgtgcAGAGTGACTGCTAGTCCTTTTAAGATAAAAACAATGTGTCTATCCTAACTTTGGTTAATGTTCTCACAGTTCTCAAGCCTGTAAATGAAACCCAGTCAATGCAATCTCATGATGACGACAGGAAGTCTGAAAGTAAGATTCAACATAAAAGATTGAATGTTCTCACAGTTCCTGAGCCAGTAAATGAAAACAGAGtaattctattctctttcttTCAGCAGAGTCTGATGGAACAGCAAAGCTGATGAGTTTGATCCTGGGAGCTCTGACTGTTCTCCTCTTAATGATCATCATTGGTCTGGTTGTTACAATCACTAAACTTCAGAAAGGTACTTCCTGAAAGCTATTCTATTTTTGTgttccatttttatttcttcattaaTTCTCTAAAATTGTGTGAATATGTTGAGAGAATAAAACATGTCACATTTGCCAAAACAGAATAAGAGTAAAGTAATGATGAATAATGATTGTCAGTGACCTGATTGGACGTTTTGTCTCTTTCATTCAGCTGCCAATGAAGAACAGAATCCACAACAGCCTGAGGTATATCAACTTTTatcatttacttttatttgttttatcatttttaatTGTGTCCAGTTATTATTTTGTTCAAGATAAGTGAGTGTGAATATTCTCTTTGACAGAACCAGACCTCTGAAGAGCTGAACTACGCAGCTGTAGCTTTCTGtccaaaaacaagaaaaacaagagAAGTGGAGCCCAATGTTGTGTATGCTTCTACTAGATAGACTCAGGATGAAAGCAGAGAAGAGTTCAGAATAAAACTGATGCTTTATCATATTCATCTGCAGATGGTGGACAGGAGGACTGACATCACTTTGTCAAAAGAAGGACAAAAGATGTGCAACCTTCTTCCTAGTGCCGAGTTTGAATTGTAATCTCTTTTAAATATGTAATTAGTCCACATCAATACAGAAAGAAGATTTGTAAATGCTGACTTGATAGCAGTGCGTCTATGCTGGTATGGGGAATACAATTCCAGAGACACAGCAGCAATCCAGTTTTACatttgacttaaaaaaaaaattaactactcgcttttcttttctttcactaCTTGTCTCTGATAAACTGCATTTCATCGGTAGTTCCACTTCCCCTCGTTCACTTCCTCTCAGATAATACAAAGCAGCATAAGTCGCAGGGAGGCTGTTtctgttaaaggggtgatagaatgattatatagggtatttcacactgttccttaaggtctcctaatagggtatgtaacatctcatatttcagacactgcaatgttacacattgtttgtctgctattttgttattaaattcacttctgagactttttttatgcgagaaatcaactatataaagctcaaatatgggccgttttacgaaaattgatggctaattgcaaatttggtaagacgtgtcggacttcaggagctccacacagtctgacaagaaagcggcagcctgctgggctccatacccagggcaaagtatatcacagctaccctaaggtcttacaaagctaacactttttcaatttaaggcatttttgtgaatttgaggggtctggttaggaggagctgctagctaggctatgtgtcccattcaatcctatggggaaaaaaaaaaaaaaaaaaaaaaaaaaatcaccgcTACACTTttggcataactatagtatatttacactttgaatttgtatttcacggcatgtatatcacagctatcctaaaaggtcttacaaagcttagttaacacttttgtccgatttcaatgtaatgcatttttgtgaatttcagaggtctcgttaggaggaggcaagatagctctcattgatagagctccatcgaGCTCACttgcggacaagaggcgtttatttccctgatcgtttgtttaaataactcacacATATCCATtttaagattaactggaacctgcggTAAGAGATTGTGGGCGTAATGAAAAGTGAATAAATTCAAATAAAGTAaatttagtgataaaatagcagatgaacaatgtacacaatttctgagatctacgcgacctattcagaagactacctgatctcagatcagtggtgtagcctatgtcaatgttggggcgtgacaaagagaccagagccaaataaggtacagccacaTAGTTGACGTTAACTATGagttcgttgagatttgcccgttgtcagaggcagtttcaaattgtgagatttgcagaggaaagaggtgtcaatgggattttgaggttctatgcatgtcctatttacccaccaaactgtcgttattcaacaatgacaaggtaaaatctgttttgcattctatcacccctgaAATGGCATGCACCTCATTGGAAAGTACTACTTGCTGCATTACTTGTAAGAAAGGTGCTGTAATGTTCCGAGACACGCGATTAAACCCAACCCAGTGTTCGCGTGGTTCTGTTGAAACATTTTGTAGGACTTGGCAACCAGGGGCATAGCaaaaaattctgggccctgtagaaaggcattttctatgggcccctacccgcatccacagctattcattctagcatctttttgggccctcctcacatgagggccctgggtactcagtccccgtTTTCCTCCCAGTTCGACGCCCCTCTTCATCAATATAGTAGAAGATAGGCAAGACATATCACCTTGGCTCCTACCTTAACACTTAGCTCTGATAACTACCTGAGGTCTGATGTCAGTATGTCGAGCAGCTTTGTACTTTGATTATTATCTAATCTGATTATCTACCGTACctattgtgtttgtgtctgtgtacgTATGTTATTGTAAAACTATTTCTGTAATATTTGATAGAATTTGTATGCAAGGTTTGCTTTCTAAAATACCAATAAATagacattattgttattatagtaTTACTGCTTCATACAAATCACCATAAATACATAATTTCAACGAGGCTTGGTAATTGGCTGCATGAGATTCTGATTTAAAAAGatgaaaatagtttaatttCTGAGAGCAAACAATTATCATCTCTAATTCTACCATCAGCTGCATAACAAGATGCAGCAATGCTGATGTTGCTATTAGACAAGACACTTTGCTACCTGCAGGCATTGAATGCTATTTtctgtcattatttttttttattggaggTCCTGAGTAAtgtcactgtaaaaaaataacctGAGACAAAAGATGATAATTGGTGTTTGATGGAGGAGGAGACTGTGCAGAGTCTCTTATACTGAGAGTTAGATAGACGGAGAGAGGTACCCAGCACTTGTTTGACAGGAAGAGAGGGCGCAGTGTGGTGTGAACACGACCGAGGTGAAGATCATGAGGCCTGTTAACTGTGAAAAAACACCTGGGGTTAAGAGGAAACTTTATATTCTGACAATTCAAACACAGCTCATTGTTTGCCTGTGGTTAGTTGAGCATAAGCACAATACGATACATAAAGATATATAACGTGACAGAGTGGTTTTCTACCATCCACAACAACGTGAGTGACCCAACCAGTATGCAGCGATGTGTCAACTGCAGTCTGAGCAGCTGGATAGGCAAAagaaccattttttttatttaattcaacaATTGTTAACGCCATTGGCTGAGTTTGTATGTAGCAACAATAAGGAACAGGAGGCCTGCATCAGAGAGAAAAGTGGAGACTCATGTTCTTTATAGCGCCCGCAGATAGACAAAAGAAGCTCATTTAACTGCTGGAGCAGTTATGGTCCAATGGGCTAAGCTAACCTAGGCTCGTAAACAAAGGCACACAGATACCAGAGGCTAACGCAGCTCGCAACATTAATCCCCCTGTCTAAGTGGATATAGGCTATCTGTTTCTTTGCAGGAGAACTATTAgctttttcaggttcatacttgtattttgtgtttatacTAGGACATGTTTACAtactttgatgttcaaaaaacaccatctttctcatactgccaatggctgctgctcctgtattcaccctctgttggagcgcaacccggtctcacgccagttcgtaaaTCACAATTTTtcgtttattttgtgtacaggtcacgattttcgaatgttaccatttcacgaactgccatgacactgggatGCTGTGGGGGATGCAATAATGGGGAAATTAAATgccacaacggggaaaataAACGCCACAtgccggcgacaacaacaggacggaccTCCACACGgatccccgggcgcagggacacaATCTGCtatctctgtggcacgcaacaacggggacatgaaacgccacaacaacgggacggttgaggttaggaaaagaagatactgggaaaggaaccgtcacaagCAGGACACGCCGAaaacaacgggacagttgtggttaggaagagaataacgcggaaaggaactgcaacacacgggacgcgatccccgctctctggggtgaaagtcctgtattgttcgAGCCATCCACCACCCTTACCGACCTCTGTACGCGGATTTTCTGGTTTTcgtactactccctaccgttgccgtgatcacaaaatatgcttcccatttaaatacattaaaattcgGAATCGCCACACGAAAACAACctaatcgtgtcctgttcactCACTACACAACCAGACATGAcccagcagtaatgtgacccgaaaTTTAGGAGAAATGTCCAACATTGGCCTCCAAGATTACAGCCATTTGGTGTTAGCATGCAGTTACTTAAagttagcagtatgctaacgttggattgtagtggaacgaagcagcactttctaccatcAATAGCAGCACTCTacagtcaaaaatcacagataaaaggcttttaaacctAACTCCAAATCAGCTAACTTCTTAAAGACCTCTcgtaacaaaaaaacaatatagcCAAACTAAACCAACAGAAACGAAGGGAGAACTGGAACAAccagcaggcagagagagagagagagagagacactgcaGCCAGGCTTAAATAAACTGGCAACACTCAGCTACTTTAGTGTCCGATGTGATGCAGTAACGGCACCATGCCATCTAAACTCAgctggattcatgaggactatggttaactgctcctcagatctctgcagggtaaatccagacagctagctagactatctgtccaatctgagttctgTTCCAGAGGcttttagcaccacccaagacgattgtgattggtttaaagaaatgccaataaaccagagcacgttttctcccatcccagaatgctgtgtgcactagccagaccctcctccccaGCGCTGTGgcggaaggtctggcaatgcgagactaacgtgatgcatacagcaataaatatatGGAATACgtatgaattacagtgctttacttttcatagctatGAGTGAATTGtacatgagaacagcctggccACTGTGGTCACAAACAGCGCTGTCTGCATCTGTATCATTGATGAGATCTGAACCAGAGGAAGCACAGCCTTCAGCTCTCTGCATCAtaaccacacacagagacctcAATGTTCCAAGAGACACTTATCGTCACACTTTACAGACTCAATACTCACACAAACTCACATCTCTGCTTTATGGTGAAAAGATGCATGCTGCAAGGTGACACTTGCTCACTTGTCTCATATCAAAGTGTTTACTCTGCTAAAGGCTGCACATGATTCAGATATGACAGGTAGCAGCAAAGCTACAGCAGGTGAAGACCTGCATTTTAATCCTACTAAGCCTTTAATGCAATAACTAATATTGGCCAGGTATGATTCAAACTGCTGTTACTGATACATTCATTGAATCAGCTTCTATTGTGTTTACATTCCATGTGCAGTTTTTTGAGTTACTGTAGCAGGTTTGCCAGTTTATTAATAACATCAGCATCtctgtacattttcattttgtagccgtttatttttaaaataaaaatgtaatgcagAGTGTTAAAATTGTAAAGTTGACACAAAATAACAGGCAGAACACAAAAGCAAGGCTCTTTCTGGTCAAGTCTTGATAGAGGAATATAAAACTGTAGCTTATAATAGTCTGTGTCATGCTATGTCACCAGTTATGGAACTCTCACACTTCTTGGCTAAAATGGGTtaaatggaaagaaaaaaacttcttaaaaaaatataaccACAGCTTCTGCTTTTGCCTGAGTTAGCTGGACATGGTATATGAAATATCATAATCAGCAGAGAACCTTAACATTATCAACATATCAGGACACTTAGTCAAAATACTTGATTTCAAAATTCtactgttggtttataaagcactgaaaggtttagggccaaaatgacatgtctgatctgctgctacatgaTGAACCAGACTATGAAGagctctcaggtggtctgggtcagctctgctttctgtccccagagtcacaACTAAACATGGGggtgttcagtttttatgcaacACATATCTGGagcaaactcccagaaaactgcaggtacACAGCAACTCtcacttcttttaaatcaaggctgaagacttttctttttgctgcctttttttaAGTTCTTACACAGCGACTTCTAAACTTTTGCTCAGACATTACCTAGATATCTTAAATGTTATTATACGTGGTAAGAATTTTCTCCTGTTCTCCTTGCAGCTATGGTTTTTCGTGACAGCATTTACATTGTGACTGTGAGCAGCCGGATAGACAAAACTAAAGAGCAGCCCGCCCCTCTTTACGGTGAGACCTCTCTTACTGGAGCACAGTTCACTTCCAGACATTGAAGTGGTGCAGACATACTGTTCACACAAAGATGAAGCTGGCCTCGATAACAGCTTTGCTCTGCACCTTCAGTAAGTACACTTTGGTTCTCAACACAACAATTGCTAGTTTTACTTCAATACAGCAATCTGCCAGAGCTGAAACTTACAGACCGATTCATTAATGATTGAATGTGCGTGCATTGTGTTGAATTACAAGTTGAAGTGAAGGAATCAGCATGCTGTTTGTTTCAGGTTtgatctctgtctgtgtttctgagtTCCACACTGTCGAGGTCCAGCCTGCTGAACAAGTCACACTGATGTGCTCCAACTTCAGCAGCTTTACCGCTCACATGTTCTGGTTCAGACTGGACAGCAGATCCAACATCAGCCGTATCTCCTCTATGTGGAGCTCTGATTCAAATGCTTCACTCTACGATGGATTTCAAAGTGGAAAATTTAACATGACATCCAACACCACTACCCTCTTCCTCAACATCAACCATGTGGATTTATCTGACTCTGGACTGTATTTCTGTGGATTTTACTCAGATGGAAAGCCAGTAATTGTTA
This Sander lucioperca isolate FBNREF2018 chromosome 9, SLUC_FBN_1.2, whole genome shotgun sequence DNA region includes the following protein-coding sequences:
- the LOC116064091 gene encoding uncharacterized protein LOC116064091, whose amino-acid sequence is MKLASITALLCTFSLISVCVSEFHTVEVQPAEQVTLMCSNFSSFTAHMFWFRLDSRSNISRISSMWSSDSNASLYDGFQSGKFNMTSNTTTLFLNINHVDLSDSGLYFCGFYSDGKPVIVSGTYLKVQEVFDGIKSPTSVILGALTVFLVPVLISLIVIIRRLHTADNEEQNPQQTENVDSDDLNSAALRFLPKTTRNRRPASEREVETQVLYSASR